One genomic segment of Fusobacterium mortiferum ATCC 9817 includes these proteins:
- a CDS encoding phage holin family protein, with protein MGEIIKTIGEIFGNFILLIVDVIKILGNGITIGFGSLVAFIFLVTGGQDEAMRILLILMTVDYLSGVIKAFVTCTANSKAGVIGILKKVMIILVIVLAYQLDILFNGKLAIKTLAIGVFISNEGLSILENASLCGLPIPEKLKKVLVQYQEYKKK; from the coding sequence ATGGGAGAAATTATTAAAACAATAGGAGAAATATTTGGGAATTTTATTCTTCTTATAGTTGATGTTATTAAAATATTAGGTAATGGTATAACAATAGGGTTTGGAAGTCTAGTAGCTTTTATTTTTCTTGTTACAGGGGGGCAAGATGAAGCAATGAGAATTCTTCTAATTCTTATGACTGTAGACTATCTATCGGGAGTTATTAAAGCATTTGTTACTTGTACAGCTAATTCTAAAGCTGGAGTAATAGGAATTTTGAAAAAAGTTATGATAATATTAGTTATAGTTTTAGCTTATCAATTAGATATTCTTTTCAATGGGAAACTTGCTATTAAAACTTTAGCAATAGGAGTTTTTATCTCTAATGAAGGCTTATCAATATTAGAAAATGCCTCATTATGTGGGTTACCTATTCCAGAAAAGTTAAAAAAAGTTCTGGTGCAATATCAAGAATATAAGAAAAAGTAA
- a CDS encoding baseplate assembly protein, with translation MIKFIDENINNIEIALKEGYEEIMGVTIKDGDPINDFIGWVTYIFTIVKNDINYTGRMNLLRYAEKEYLEAIGELVGVERIQEKGAKATIKYTFSKTFPSVVTIPKGYKVAAGNLYFGADENIELKIGEREVSGVVTCLTPGVIGNDLQIGEINIIVDDIPFLLSVSNTSISSGGVNQEDDESLRTRIQLKPTAFSTAGPVAAYKYHVLTAHQDIIDVHIYTPEESPGVVKVIPLLKNGVIPERSILEIVEKRLQDDSVRPFTDKVEVFAPTSTPYNINLKWWLSKENDVSTVTQNINNAVLEYRAWQKEKLGRDINPNKLIQLLIGAGAKRVEIIEPTFTKLDKTKIAQETSSITVSYQGVEDE, from the coding sequence ATGATTAAATTTATAGATGAAAATATTAATAATATTGAAATAGCCTTAAAAGAAGGCTATGAAGAAATTATGGGAGTAACCATCAAAGATGGAGATCCTATTAATGATTTTATTGGTTGGGTAACTTATATTTTTACTATTGTAAAGAATGATATTAATTATACTGGAAGAATGAATTTATTAAGATATGCAGAAAAAGAATATCTAGAAGCAATAGGAGAACTTGTAGGAGTAGAAAGAATACAAGAAAAAGGAGCAAAAGCAACTATTAAATATACTTTTTCTAAGACATTTCCAAGTGTAGTAACTATTCCAAAAGGATATAAGGTTGCAGCTGGGAATCTTTATTTCGGAGCTGATGAGAATATAGAGCTAAAAATTGGGGAGAGAGAAGTTAGTGGAGTTGTAACTTGTTTAACTCCTGGAGTTATAGGGAATGATTTACAAATAGGAGAAATAAATATAATCGTTGACGATATACCTTTTCTTTTATCAGTAAGTAATACAAGTATAAGTAGTGGTGGAGTAAATCAAGAAGATGATGAAAGTTTAAGAACTAGAATTCAGCTAAAACCAACTGCATTTAGTACTGCAGGACCTGTTGCAGCTTATAAATATCATGTTTTAACTGCACATCAAGATATAATAGATGTCCACATTTATACTCCAGAAGAATCTCCAGGAGTAGTAAAAGTTATTCCTTTGTTAAAAAATGGAGTTATTCCTGAAAGAAGTATTCTTGAAATTGTAGAAAAAAGACTACAAGATGATAGTGTTAGACCTTTTACTGATAAAGTTGAAGTCTTTGCACCAACATCTACGCCATATAATATAAATTTAAAATGGTGGTTAAGCAAAGAAAATGATGTAAGCACTGTAACTCAGAATATAAATAATGCTGTTCTTGAATATAGAGCTTGGCAAAAAGAAAAATTAGGTAGAGATATCAATCCAAATAAATTAATACAACTTTTAATTGGTGCTGGAGCAAAGAGAGTTGAGATAATTGAACCTACTTTTACTAAATTAGATAAGACAAAAATTGCACAAGAAACTTCAAGTATTACTGTTAGTTATCAAGGAGTAGAAGATGAGTAA
- a CDS encoding gp53-like domain-containing protein: MSSGSNTNGYYRKYSDGFIEQFGTFNFSGGTNASIKRTLPISMKTTNYIVVCNPNFALERNSAAWGIVNPTTKTTTTITFKKAHSETTDVYWYVCGY; the protein is encoded by the coding sequence ATATCTAGTGGTTCTAACACTAATGGATATTATAGAAAATATTCAGATGGATTTATAGAACAATTTGGTACTTTTAATTTTAGTGGTGGAACTAATGCTTCTATTAAAAGAACTTTACCTATAAGTATGAAAACTACAAATTATATTGTAGTATGTAATCCTAATTTTGCTTTAGAGCGAAACTCAGCCGCTTGGGGTATTGTTAATCCTACAACTAAAACTACTACAACAATAACTTTTAAAAAAGCTCATTCAGAAACTACAGATGTTTACTGGTATGTGTGTGGATATTAA
- a CDS encoding DUF6173 family protein, producing MSKPKILTRKKLRKEVLEQIENFPIEAPRDYNMADWKFEKLIEQIKTFEEDLDDDHEVALKLASFGSAVVMYVMTIGYQNPDMLYFYGFVDGQPAQLIQHMSQLNFLITSVEKIDKDKPARRIGFALPTLDKIEEKIED from the coding sequence ATGAGTAAACCTAAAATATTAACAAGAAAAAAATTGAGAAAAGAGGTTCTTGAGCAAATAGAAAATTTTCCAATAGAAGCTCCAAGAGATTATAATATGGCAGATTGGAAATTTGAAAAATTAATAGAGCAGATAAAAACTTTTGAAGAAGATTTAGATGATGACCATGAGGTAGCTTTAAAATTAGCTTCTTTTGGTTCTGCTGTAGTTATGTATGTGATGACAATAGGCTATCAAAATCCTGATATGCTTTATTTTTATGGATTTGTAGATGGACAGCCAGCTCAACTTATTCAGCATATGAGCCAACTTAATTTTTTGATTACTTCAGTAGAAAAGATAGATAAGGATAAACCAGCTAGACGTATTGGTTTTGCTCTTCCGACCTTAGATAAAATAGAAGAGAAAATTGAAGATTAA
- a CDS encoding gp53-like domain-containing protein: MQWGTLSGLKANTTIYQTFPKAFKNTNYSVVYQKISADHSNNTPMKTSVKETTRFGVYSYGVSSVDWLAIGV; the protein is encoded by the coding sequence ATCCAATGGGGAACATTAAGCGGATTGAAAGCTAATACTACTATTTACCAAACTTTTCCTAAAGCATTTAAAAATACTAATTATTCTGTTGTATATCAAAAAATTAGTGCTGACCACAGCAATAATACTCCTATGAAAACTTCTGTAAAAGAAACAACTAGATTTGGAGTATATTCTTATGGAGTTTCTAGTGTAGACTGGTTAGCAATAGGGGTTTAA
- a CDS encoding DUF1904 domain-containing protein — protein MPHLKIRGMAKQPIIENSKELIDGLTEIVKCDRTWFTIEHIDTEYIFDGKIVEGYTFVELFWFERTPEVKKQVADFITKFIKKINGNKDCCVIFFPLQGENYCDNGEFF, from the coding sequence ATGCCACATTTAAAAATTAGAGGAATGGCTAAACAACCAATTATTGAAAATAGTAAGGAACTTATAGATGGACTTACTGAAATAGTAAAATGCGACAGAACTTGGTTTACTATTGAGCACATTGACACTGAATATATTTTTGATGGAAAGATTGTAGAAGGGTACACTTTTGTTGAACTTTTCTGGTTTGAAAGAACTCCAGAGGTTAAAAAACAAGTTGCTGACTTCATTACAAAATTTATTAAAAAAATCAATGGAAACAAAGATTGTTGTGTAATCTTCTTCCCACTTCAAGGGGAAAACTACTGCGACAATGGAGAGTTTTTCTAA
- a CDS encoding M16 family metallopeptidase, whose protein sequence is MKILKKILFLFLFSIFSILIFAENFKNSENLITGKLENGIHYYIYRNKKPENKAMLNLVVKTGSLMEEDNEQGIAHFMEHMAFNGTTKFEKNEMIKYLQSIGLSFGGDLNAYTSFDRTVYKLLVPTTPKELEDGVEVLREWASEATLNPQEIESEKKVVIEEWRLRQGLAQRLGDVQKKALFEGSRYYDRFPIGLPETINGATQEIVRGFYEKWYQPENISVIAVGDFDTNQVESYIHKYFNYSGSRKGESPKEYKLKDLKNKYITFSDDEIRYNTFTITKILDRDIVKDEKSMKKYIIDQLLFNILNTRLANLQKNGDTPFLQSLVYKYDMSNSRDIFTSATVIKNDRLEEGITLFNQFFKSSLKNGISEYELELEKENLINNYKNMVANKESITHDTYADSLVEYVMSKESFMDIEQEFAIYLKLINDITTKDLEKRFKKIFKEDSLYFLTTSTEQSKIDNKQLEKIIKNSNKLKEEFDFSIKPVTLPPLKVSEGNFIKEGNGNYTLSNGIKVYTKKTDFDKDKIYIKFFKQEGSSDDNYESFINSSIATSVVEQSGASILQPKDIETFMKGKNFSISSYIEDYEQGFLISTDKKNLETALEYMNYLIYEPKVDKVIFDNTITELRESVINKNNSPRAVYSDEINKIYSGNHPRRNPLTLEDIQLISPEKIMKEYKNKFDNFSKFNLVVVGSFEEKDLENYLKKYIASLPSQEDNSNVKPLNLNVPKNIIKKDVIKGVDKKATITLIFPYNSQYGYEEKTLYNGFSQILDIALIEDIREKIGGVYSISSRISLSPNNYGEDKLIISYSCDVARVEEIKKAVLKTLEKLLYGDIEKEKINSVVKNYELSYNTEVKENSFWLNYLYQKITVPDYKLATPKEYRELMTKENLWKINRKAINLKNYIDVTLIPEKEKI, encoded by the coding sequence ATGAAAATTTTAAAGAAAATACTGTTTCTATTCCTGTTTTCTATTTTTTCAATTTTAATCTTTGCTGAAAATTTTAAAAACAGTGAAAATCTAATTACAGGAAAGTTAGAAAATGGAATTCATTACTATATCTATAGAAATAAAAAGCCAGAAAATAAAGCTATGCTCAATTTAGTAGTAAAAACTGGTTCTCTTATGGAAGAGGATAACGAGCAGGGGATAGCTCATTTTATGGAGCATATGGCTTTCAATGGTACTACTAAATTTGAAAAAAATGAGATGATAAAATATCTTCAATCTATTGGACTTAGTTTTGGTGGAGATCTGAATGCCTATACCTCTTTTGATAGAACTGTATATAAACTTCTTGTTCCTACTACCCCTAAGGAGTTAGAAGATGGTGTTGAAGTTTTAAGAGAGTGGGCAAGTGAAGCTACTCTAAATCCTCAAGAGATAGAGAGTGAGAAAAAAGTTGTAATAGAGGAGTGGAGATTAAGACAGGGATTAGCTCAAAGGCTAGGAGATGTACAAAAGAAAGCTTTGTTTGAAGGCTCAAGATACTATGATAGATTTCCTATTGGGTTACCTGAAACTATTAACGGAGCTACTCAAGAAATAGTGAGAGGATTTTATGAGAAATGGTACCAACCTGAAAATATCTCTGTTATAGCTGTTGGAGATTTTGATACAAACCAAGTAGAAAGCTATATTCATAAATATTTCAACTACTCTGGAAGTAGAAAAGGAGAGAGTCCTAAAGAGTATAAATTAAAAGATTTAAAAAATAAGTATATAACTTTCTCTGATGATGAGATTAGATACAATACCTTTACAATTACAAAAATTTTAGATAGGGATATTGTAAAAGATGAAAAATCTATGAAAAAATATATTATTGACCAATTACTTTTTAATATTTTAAATACAAGACTTGCTAATTTACAAAAAAATGGGGACACACCTTTTTTACAATCTCTTGTATATAAATACGATATGAGTAATTCAAGAGATATTTTTACCTCTGCAACTGTTATAAAAAATGATAGGCTAGAAGAGGGAATAACTCTTTTCAATCAATTTTTTAAATCATCATTAAAAAATGGTATCAGTGAATATGAATTAGAATTGGAAAAAGAAAATTTAATAAACAACTATAAAAATATGGTGGCAAATAAAGAGAGTATTACCCACGATACCTATGCTGATTCACTAGTAGAGTATGTGATGTCTAAAGAGAGTTTTATGGACATAGAGCAGGAGTTTGCTATCTATTTAAAACTTATAAATGATATTACTACAAAAGATTTAGAAAAGAGATTTAAAAAAATTTTTAAAGAAGATTCACTTTATTTCCTAACAACTAGTACAGAACAAAGTAAAATCGATAATAAACAATTAGAAAAAATAATAAAAAATAGCAATAAACTTAAAGAGGAGTTTGATTTTTCTATTAAACCTGTTACTCTTCCACCTCTTAAAGTAAGTGAAGGGAATTTTATTAAAGAAGGAAATGGAAACTATACTCTTTCTAATGGAATAAAAGTTTATACTAAAAAAACTGACTTTGATAAGGATAAGATATATATAAAATTTTTCAAACAAGAGGGAAGCTCAGATGATAACTATGAATCATTTATTAACTCTTCAATAGCTACCTCAGTAGTAGAGCAATCTGGAGCTAGTATATTACAACCTAAAGATATAGAAACTTTTATGAAGGGGAAAAATTTCTCTATCTCATCATATATTGAAGATTATGAGCAAGGATTTTTAATTTCCACAGATAAGAAAAATTTAGAAACAGCTTTAGAGTATATGAACTACCTTATCTATGAACCTAAGGTTGATAAAGTAATCTTTGATAATACTATTACAGAGCTAAGAGAGAGTGTAATCAATAAAAATAACTCTCCAAGAGCTGTCTATAGTGATGAGATAAATAAAATATACAGTGGAAATCATCCTAGAAGAAATCCCCTTACTTTAGAAGATATACAACTAATCTCTCCAGAAAAAATTATGAAAGAGTACAAAAATAAGTTTGATAATTTTTCAAAATTTAATTTAGTTGTAGTTGGTTCTTTTGAAGAAAAGGATTTAGAAAATTATTTAAAAAAATATATTGCCTCTCTACCTAGCCAAGAGGACAATAGTAATGTGAAACCATTAAATCTAAATGTTCCTAAGAATATCATAAAAAAAGATGTTATAAAAGGAGTAGATAAGAAAGCTACAATAACTCTTATCTTCCCATATAACTCTCAGTACGGATATGAAGAAAAGACCCTTTATAATGGATTTTCTCAAATCTTAGATATTGCACTGATAGAAGATATTAGAGAAAAAATTGGTGGTGTCTACTCTATCTCTTCAAGAATTTCTCTATCTCCTAACAATTATGGAGAAGATAAATTGATTATCTCATATAGTTGTGATGTAGCAAGAGTTGAAGAGATTAAAAAAGCTGTCTTAAAAACTTTGGAAAAACTTCTATACGGTGATATTGAAAAAGAAAAAATTAATAGTGTTGTAAAAAATTATGAATTATCGTATAATACAGAGGTAAAAGAAAATAGTTTTTGGCTTAATTATCTATATCAAAAAATTACTGTTCCTGATTATAAATTAGCTACTCCAAAGGAGTATAGAGAGCTTATGACAAAGGAAAATCTATGGAAGATAAATAGAAAAGCAATTAATCTTAAAAACTATATTGATGTTACTTTAATCCCAGAAAAAGAAAAAATCTAA
- a CDS encoding gp53-like domain-containing protein: MNSNYCYIGKLLLQWGKSGSSKVTFPVKFNTCFTIVTAGANPTISWTNEYFYFNDMNFGTSSKPRSIPWLAIGY, encoded by the coding sequence ATGAACAGTAATTATTGTTATATTGGAAAACTGTTATTACAGTGGGGTAAATCTGGTTCTAGTAAAGTAACTTTTCCAGTGAAATTTAATACCTGTTTTACAATTGTTACTGCTGGTGCTAATCCTACTATAAGTTGGACTAATGAATATTTTTATTTTAATGATATGAACTTTGGAACTAGTTCGAAGCCAAGATCTATTCCTTGGTTAGCAATCGGATATTAA
- a CDS encoding tyrosine-type recombinase/integrase, producing MEKFNKANMEVYQMYLESNKARNYETLNTTYRVYESNMKQYMKYLQKYEGNRLLLSDSTIKNCVSILERYINHCREAGNNNQTINNKLTAISSFYIWCVKRDLISHHPFQHKLDRLKKGSFDKRRESYYLTIEDIIKARILMQHNSKKFDIQSRLLWELFLESANRISAIQNLKISQLNLKEGYFKDVKEKGNKIVDVIFLDNTEKVLQEWLEYRKENNLVSDYLFITKEGGQCRQMAQSTIRSRIKKIGELLGNDKLYPHTLRKTAINLLKNIADINTASEFANHNNINTTREHYIKARTGAENREKIRQLKREKGLI from the coding sequence ATGGAAAAATTTAACAAAGCTAATATGGAAGTTTATCAAATGTATTTAGAGAGTAACAAGGCAAGGAATTATGAAACATTGAATACAACTTATAGAGTGTATGAAAGTAATATGAAGCAGTATATGAAATATCTTCAAAAGTATGAAGGTAATAGATTATTATTAAGTGATAGTACAATAAAAAATTGTGTATCTATTTTAGAGAGATATATAAATCATTGTAGGGAAGCTGGAAACAATAATCAAACAATAAATAATAAGCTTACAGCTATCTCAAGTTTTTATATATGGTGTGTGAAAAGAGATTTAATATCACATCACCCATTTCAACATAAACTTGATAGATTAAAAAAAGGTAGTTTTGACAAGAGAAGGGAAAGCTATTATCTTACAATAGAGGACATAATCAAAGCTAGAATACTTATGCAACACAATTCAAAGAAATTTGATATTCAATCTAGGTTACTTTGGGAATTATTCTTAGAAAGTGCTAATAGAATTTCAGCAATACAAAATCTAAAGATTTCACAATTAAACTTAAAAGAGGGGTATTTTAAAGATGTAAAAGAAAAAGGTAATAAGATAGTTGATGTAATTTTTCTTGATAACACTGAAAAGGTATTACAAGAATGGCTAGAATATAGAAAAGAAAATAATTTAGTATCAGATTATCTATTTATAACAAAGGAAGGTGGACAATGTAGACAGATGGCTCAATCTACTATTAGAAGTAGAATAAAAAAGATAGGAGAGTTATTAGGAAATGATAAGTTATATCCTCATACTCTTAGAAAAACAGCTATAAACCTTTTAAAGAATATAGCAGATATAAATACAGCTTCTGAATTTGCTAATCATAATAATATAAATACTACTAGAGAACATTATATTAAAGCAAGAACTGGAGCAGAAAATAGAGAAAAAATCAGACAATTAAAGAGAGAAAAAGGTCTAATTTAA
- a CDS encoding Fic family protein — protein MNSKFYSEEAEYLYNLVISFNQSIMEDLTQESIHKFSLINESSLLNYCNTIFSTRPFSDEKYCETIEDYLTYTIYYLNKGHCFLDGNKRTTLLTTMFFIEEFGLYNFDNEFFRGVLAVFLVDMLEEKMTKEDVKKWIEKQLKSKI, from the coding sequence ATGAATAGTAAATTTTATTCAGAAGAGGCAGAATATTTATATAATTTGGTTATAAGCTTTAATCAATCAATTATGGAAGATTTAACTCAAGAATCTATTCATAAATTTTCTTTAATAAATGAAAGTAGTCTTTTAAATTATTGTAATACAATTTTTTCTACTAGACCTTTTAGTGATGAAAAATATTGTGAAACAATAGAAGATTATCTGACATATACTATTTATTATTTAAATAAAGGTCATTGTTTCTTAGATGGAAATAAGAGAACAACATTACTTACTACAATGTTTTTTATTGAAGAATTTGGTTTGTATAATTTTGATAATGAATTTTTCAGAGGAGTATTAGCTGTATTTTTAGTTGATATGCTAGAAGAAAAGATGACTAAAGAAGACGTAAAAAAATGGATAGAAAAACAATTAAAATCTAAAATATAG
- a CDS encoding gp53-like domain-containing protein: MWSKNLITGEIIQRGNSGVYSSRQIKTITLPIAFTTTNYMVFTINNGTSTDNFYSFQPHNFTTTNFKIRCQDNAGSSNGSIMWIAIGY, encoded by the coding sequence ATTTGGAGTAAAAATTTAATTACAGGAGAGATAATCCAAAGAGGAAATTCAGGGGTATATTCTAGCAGACAAATAAAAACTATAACATTACCAATAGCTTTCACTACCACAAATTATATGGTTTTTACTATTAATAATGGGACATCTACTGATAATTTTTATTCTTTCCAACCACATAACTTTACTACAACTAATTTTAAGATAAGATGTCAAGATAATGCAGGGTCATCAAATGGAAGTATAATGTGGATAGCGATTGGGTACTAA
- a CDS encoding D-Ala-D-Ala carboxypeptidase family metallohydrolase — protein MLNSKYFTEAETTVSATGKALQIKNIPNEQEKNYIQYTATRMDYIRELLGVPLIVTSWFRCEELNKAVDGSKTSAHRFGLAVDVHSKKMASKEIYEKALELKQEGKIQFDQLIYYPRQNFVHFGFKLDKAQERGMNWINK, from the coding sequence ATGCTAAATAGTAAATATTTTACAGAAGCAGAAACAACAGTATCAGCAACAGGAAAAGCTTTACAAATTAAAAATATACCTAATGAACAAGAGAAAAACTATATCCAATATACAGCTACTAGAATGGATTACATTAGAGAACTTTTAGGAGTACCGCTAATTGTAACTAGTTGGTTTAGATGTGAAGAGTTGAATAAAGCTGTTGATGGCTCTAAGACTTCAGCTCATAGATTTGGATTAGCAGTAGATGTTCATAGTAAAAAAATGGCTTCAAAAGAAATTTATGAGAAAGCTTTAGAATTAAAACAAGAAGGTAAAATCCAATTTGACCAGCTGATTTACTATCCAAGACAGAATTTTGTCCACTTTGGATTTAAGCTAGATAAAGCTCAAGAAAGAGGTATGAATTGGATAAATAAATAA
- a CDS encoding H-type lectin domain-containing protein has product MFSSPFIKKNIVVLTSQSLRTEKASNIDNILQVTNVTSTYFTYYSQDVGGVSGTMSFDWIAIGI; this is encoded by the coding sequence ATATTTTCATCTCCTTTTATTAAAAAAAATATTGTAGTCTTAACTTCCCAAAGTTTAAGGACAGAAAAAGCTTCAAACATAGATAATATATTACAAGTAACTAATGTTACTTCTACTTATTTTACATATTATTCTCAAGACGTTGGTGGAGTTTCTGGAACAATGAGTTTTGACTGGATAGCTATTGGAATTTAG
- a CDS encoding phage tail protein I, which translates to MSKYNLCDTDYQFFFPENLKKYKNLKSLSLELEKQLKKEIISQLPKLAIFKNLELQTDEVLSELAYQYMVDNWQENLDREVKIKLIKNAYWSYSKKGTKKIIEENLEKLGYPITLHEWFEYDGKPYTFKVTINHINSDPNWIDKLIEIIDKYKNCRSVIDTTDIEITREISKMKFASFQVKEIEKEFTGGL; encoded by the coding sequence ATGAGTAAATATAATCTATGTGATACTGATTACCAATTTTTTTTCCCAGAAAATTTAAAAAAATATAAAAATTTAAAATCTTTGTCTTTAGAATTAGAAAAGCAATTAAAAAAAGAGATAATTTCGCAACTTCCGAAATTAGCAATATTTAAAAATTTAGAATTACAGACAGATGAAGTTTTATCAGAATTAGCTTATCAATATATGGTAGATAATTGGCAAGAGAATTTAGATAGAGAGGTTAAAATAAAATTAATTAAAAATGCATATTGGTCATATTCTAAAAAAGGGACTAAAAAGATAATTGAAGAGAACCTTGAAAAATTAGGTTATCCAATTACTTTGCATGAATGGTTTGAATATGATGGGAAACCTTATACTTTTAAAGTAACTATCAACCATATAAATTCTGACCCAAATTGGATTGATAAATTAATTGAAATTATTGACAAATATAAAAATTGTAGAAGTGTTATTGATACTACAGATATTGAAATCACCAGAGAAATAAGTAAAATGAAATTCGCTTCTTTTCAAGTTAAAGAAATAGAAAAAGAATTCACTGGGGGGTTATAA